The following are encoded together in the Streptomyces sp. NBC_00341 genome:
- a CDS encoding alpha/beta fold hydrolase, whose protein sequence is MSTPAPVTYRHGGLVCTDHTLDVPLDHSDPESPVIALFAREVVAEGREHEDLPRLLWLQGGPGGRAERPNAAGAWLRRALTEYRVVLLDQRGTGRSTPADRRTLARFGTDHAAAAGYLAHFRADSIVRDAELLRRRLQGEQPWSVLGQSFGGFTTLTYLSLAPEGLTRAYITGGLPTLTGHADDVYRAAYARTLTQNERYFDRYPGDQALADAVAAHLASHDVRMPTGERLTVRRFQTLGITFGTASKSESLHYLLETAFTEGADGPELTDTFLRGVDAAVSFAERPLYAVLHEPIYAQGGRPTDWSAHRVRQEFPAFDATAGGPLRFTGEMVYPWQFEEDPALVPLRGAAEALAARTDWPALYDLDRLAANEVPVVAAVYHDDMFVDREQALATADAVRGLRTWVTDAYAHDGVRADAAVLDRLIAMGRGEA, encoded by the coding sequence ATGTCCACCCCAGCCCCCGTCACCTACCGCCACGGCGGCCTGGTCTGCACCGACCACACCCTCGACGTGCCGCTCGACCACAGCGACCCCGAGAGCCCCGTCATCGCGCTCTTCGCCCGCGAAGTCGTCGCGGAGGGACGCGAACACGAGGACCTGCCCCGGCTCCTCTGGCTCCAGGGCGGTCCCGGTGGCCGCGCCGAACGCCCCAACGCAGCGGGGGCCTGGCTGCGCCGAGCGCTCACCGAGTACCGCGTCGTCCTCCTCGACCAGCGCGGCACCGGCCGCTCGACCCCCGCAGACCGGCGCACCCTGGCCCGTTTCGGTACGGACCACGCGGCAGCCGCCGGGTACCTCGCGCACTTCCGCGCCGACTCGATCGTCCGCGACGCCGAACTCCTGCGCCGCCGGCTCCAGGGCGAGCAGCCGTGGAGCGTGCTCGGCCAGAGCTTCGGCGGCTTCACCACGCTCACCTACCTCAGCCTGGCCCCGGAAGGGCTCACCCGGGCCTACATCACCGGCGGACTGCCGACGCTCACCGGCCACGCCGACGACGTGTACCGCGCCGCCTACGCCCGTACTCTCACCCAGAACGAGCGCTACTTCGACCGCTACCCCGGCGACCAGGCACTGGCCGACGCCGTCGCGGCGCACCTGGCAAGCCACGACGTGCGGATGCCGACCGGTGAACGACTCACCGTGCGGCGCTTCCAGACCCTCGGCATCACGTTCGGCACCGCGTCCAAGTCCGAATCGCTCCACTACCTCCTGGAGACCGCCTTCACCGAGGGCGCCGACGGACCGGAGCTGACCGACACGTTCCTGCGCGGCGTCGACGCCGCCGTGTCCTTCGCCGAACGCCCCCTGTACGCCGTGCTCCACGAGCCGATCTACGCCCAGGGCGGCCGCCCCACCGACTGGTCGGCGCACCGCGTCCGCCAGGAGTTCCCGGCCTTCGACGCCACCGCCGGCGGCCCGCTGCGGTTCACCGGCGAGATGGTCTACCCCTGGCAGTTCGAGGAGGACCCCGCGCTCGTACCGCTGCGCGGCGCCGCGGAGGCGCTCGCCGCCCGCACGGACTGGCCGGCCCTGTACGACCTGGACCGGCTCGCCGCCAATGAGGTCCCGGTCGTCGCAGCCGTCTACCACGACGACATGTTCGTCGACCGGGAGCAGGCCCTTGCCACCGCCGACGCCGTACGGGGCCTGCGCACCTGGGTCACCGACGCCTACGCGCACGACGGGGTCAGGGCCGACGCCGCCGTGCTGGACCGGCTGATCGCGATGGGCCGGGGCGAAGCCTGA
- a CDS encoding PRC and DUF2382 domain-containing protein: MGAADGFTDSGELDGLTVYDTAGEKIGNVGRVYVDDSTGRPDWITVKTGLFGMKESFVPLAGARRVGSDLHISHPKDRVKEAPRVDADAHLSVSEEEELYRHYGLTRNTGGKLGDRSGAAGTAGAPTTSGTGTMGAAGAGAAAGAGAGAGAMGAARGTDSAKASGTAGTGKHRDADTSGTARPLVGAGAGAERSASADLGGKEELIRSEEQLRVSTEEYESGKARLHKYVVTENVTRTVPVTHEEVRVVREPLQPGDKAARSDINEQDVEVTLHAERATMRKETVPVERVRMETKKVTEQKEVSAELRKEQIDYADGMAKDGKDMGGKDAGGEFGQGRRR; this comes from the coding sequence ATGGGAGCCGCTGACGGTTTCACGGATTCCGGAGAGCTCGACGGCCTGACGGTGTACGACACCGCGGGCGAGAAGATCGGCAACGTGGGGCGGGTGTATGTCGACGACAGCACCGGCCGACCGGACTGGATCACGGTGAAGACCGGCCTGTTCGGTATGAAGGAGAGTTTCGTGCCTCTCGCCGGAGCCCGTCGCGTGGGCTCCGACCTGCACATCTCCCATCCGAAGGACCGCGTCAAGGAAGCCCCCCGGGTGGACGCGGACGCTCATCTCTCCGTCTCCGAGGAGGAGGAGCTCTACCGGCACTACGGCCTGACGAGGAACACCGGCGGCAAGCTCGGTGACCGTTCCGGGGCTGCCGGCACGGCCGGTGCGCCGACCACGTCCGGGACCGGAACCATGGGCGCTGCCGGAGCCGGCGCGGCCGCCGGGGCAGGAGCCGGGGCCGGGGCCATGGGTGCGGCACGCGGCACCGACAGCGCGAAGGCCTCCGGCACGGCGGGCACCGGCAAGCACCGGGACGCCGACACCTCCGGTACCGCCCGTCCGCTGGTCGGAGCAGGTGCGGGCGCGGAGCGGTCCGCCTCCGCCGACCTGGGTGGCAAGGAGGAGCTCATCCGCTCCGAGGAGCAACTGCGCGTCAGCACAGAGGAGTACGAGAGCGGCAAGGCCCGTCTGCACAAGTACGTCGTCACCGAGAACGTCACCAGGACCGTGCCCGTGACGCACGAGGAGGTTCGCGTGGTGCGCGAGCCGCTCCAGCCCGGCGACAAGGCGGCCCGCTCGGACATCAACGAACAGGATGTGGAGGTCACCCTGCACGCCGAACGCGCCACGATGCGGAAGGAGACCGTGCCGGTCGAACGGGTGCGGATGGAAACGAAGAAGGTGACCGAGCAGAAGGAAGTCTCCGCGGAACTGCGCAAGGAGCAGATCGACTACGCGGACGGCATGGCCAAGGACGGCAAGGACATGGGCGGCAAGGACGCCGGCGGCGAGTTCGGTCAGGGACGGCGCCGCTGA
- a CDS encoding OPT/YSL family transporter, producing MAHHVSAPHPAPPPSAPDEPRSHPRTMEPVLLVILVVLSAVGAVIGIDLVSKLGISANTSVVGALVAMLIGRIPLGFLRRMRSVHRQNLAQSAISAATFASANALLTSVAIPYVFGRQDLVWPMLAGASIGLVVDAWVLYRAFGSRLLPADAAWPPGTAAAETIKAGDRGGRRALILAGGTAVGLAGTLFSLPLSAAGVAFLGNVWALMMFGIGLMLRQYGMDLFHTDLGAGYIPHGVMVGAGVVALGQAVHLLIGRRERRRTAAAEEDRSVAHVEPADPSTAYTVDERTLRLSLIRGFALFTGGAVILAVLGGLIGDMSPLGIVGWVLFAAFAALVHELIVGLAAMQSGWFPSFAVTLIFLILGLAIGIPSVPLALLVGYVSATGPAFADMGYDLKAGWLLRREHRPWDPFEREGRRQQFLAALIGFAVALAVVALAWRSYFGQGLIPPVAKVYADTIKSGLSDPDAVRTMLIWAIPGAAIQLLGGTRRQMGVMLATGLLILTPHACWLVLGALVVRVGYRRLRGPAADEELNLVGAGLIAGSSLGDSAQILKT from the coding sequence ATGGCGCACCACGTCTCAGCGCCGCACCCTGCCCCGCCGCCGTCCGCCCCCGACGAGCCCCGGTCGCACCCCAGGACCATGGAACCCGTGCTGCTGGTGATCCTGGTGGTGCTCTCCGCCGTGGGAGCCGTCATCGGCATCGACCTGGTCTCCAAGCTGGGCATCTCGGCCAACACCTCGGTCGTCGGCGCACTCGTCGCCATGCTCATCGGCCGCATCCCGCTGGGCTTCCTGCGCCGGATGCGGTCCGTGCACCGGCAGAACCTCGCCCAGAGCGCGATCTCCGCCGCCACCTTCGCCTCCGCGAACGCCCTGCTGACCTCCGTCGCCATCCCGTACGTCTTCGGGCGCCAGGACCTGGTCTGGCCGATGCTCGCGGGCGCGTCCATCGGGCTCGTCGTGGACGCCTGGGTGCTCTACCGCGCCTTCGGCTCACGGCTGCTGCCCGCCGACGCCGCCTGGCCGCCCGGCACCGCGGCCGCCGAGACCATCAAGGCCGGCGACCGGGGAGGGCGCCGGGCCCTGATCCTCGCGGGCGGCACCGCCGTCGGCCTCGCGGGAACGCTCTTCAGCCTGCCGCTCTCGGCCGCCGGGGTCGCCTTCCTGGGCAACGTCTGGGCGCTGATGATGTTCGGCATCGGACTGATGCTGCGCCAGTACGGGATGGACCTCTTCCATACCGACCTGGGCGCCGGGTACATCCCGCACGGCGTCATGGTCGGCGCCGGCGTCGTGGCGCTCGGCCAGGCCGTGCACCTGCTGATCGGCCGTCGCGAGCGCAGACGAACGGCCGCCGCAGAGGAGGACCGCAGCGTGGCGCACGTCGAGCCGGCGGACCCGAGCACCGCGTACACCGTCGACGAGCGCACACTGCGGCTCTCCCTGATCCGCGGCTTCGCGCTCTTCACCGGGGGCGCCGTGATCCTCGCGGTGCTCGGCGGGCTGATCGGCGACATGAGCCCGCTCGGCATCGTCGGCTGGGTGCTGTTCGCCGCCTTCGCCGCCCTGGTGCACGAACTGATCGTCGGCCTCGCGGCCATGCAGTCCGGCTGGTTCCCGTCCTTCGCCGTCACCCTGATCTTCCTGATCCTCGGCCTCGCCATAGGAATCCCGTCGGTGCCACTCGCGCTCCTGGTGGGGTACGTCTCCGCCACCGGCCCGGCCTTCGCGGACATGGGCTACGACCTCAAGGCCGGCTGGCTGCTGCGGCGTGAGCACCGGCCCTGGGACCCCTTCGAGCGCGAGGGCCGCCGCCAGCAGTTCCTGGCCGCCCTCATCGGTTTCGCGGTCGCCCTCGCCGTCGTCGCACTCGCCTGGCGCTCGTACTTCGGGCAGGGGCTCATCCCGCCCGTCGCCAAGGTGTACGCCGACACCATCAAGAGCGGCCTCAGCGACCCGGACGCGGTGCGCACCATGCTCATCTGGGCCATCCCCGGCGCCGCCATCCAGCTGCTCGGCGGCACCCGCCGGCAGATGGGCGTCATGCTCGCCACCGGCCTGCTCATCCTCACCCCGCACGCCTGCTGGCTGGTCCTCGGCGCCCTCGTCGTCCGGGTCGGCTACCGCAGGCTGCGCGGCCCTGCGGCCGACGAGGAACTCAACCTGGTGGGCGCCGGACTGATCGCCGGCAGCTCGCTCGGGGACTCGGCCCAGATCCTCAAGACCTGA
- a CDS encoding beta-ketoacyl-[acyl-carrier-protein] synthase family protein, translating to MKMPSIAVTGLGMITPVGNDTESTWEGVCAGVSPARTVPALAGCAIDFACTVDGIDLDAAIGRRTAFRMGRYTKFAVLAAREAVLDAGLDPGGWDGSRVAVVVGTSSGGSAGLTDQALVLERRGAEATSPVGILLTIPNMPAAEIAIEMSATGPSLAPCTACSSGVTALSVARDLLVTGQCDLAIAGATESTLFPIAMTGFARSGAAALADGDLSRLSRPFAADRAGLVMGEGAAVMVLEREADAEARGAQPRALLAGTGATTDAHHPTSPHPDGRIAQAAVEAALRDAGWRAGDVEHINAHGTATPRNDAAEAALIGRVFPHRPPVTAPKGVLGHCMGAAGAIEAGLTILTLQRGIVPPVANLDAPAPGFDIDCVTKQPRELPVRRAVSHSFGFGGHNAVVALQRP from the coding sequence ATGAAGATGCCGTCCATCGCTGTCACCGGTCTGGGAATGATCACCCCGGTCGGCAACGACACCGAGTCCACCTGGGAGGGGGTGTGTGCCGGGGTCAGCCCGGCCCGCACCGTCCCCGCACTCGCAGGGTGCGCCATCGACTTCGCCTGCACGGTCGACGGGATCGACCTGGACGCCGCGATCGGCCGGCGTACCGCCTTCCGCATGGGCAGGTACACCAAATTCGCCGTACTGGCCGCGCGGGAGGCGGTCCTGGACGCGGGACTCGACCCGGGTGGCTGGGACGGCAGCCGGGTCGCGGTCGTCGTCGGCACGAGCAGCGGAGGTTCCGCCGGTCTCACCGATCAGGCCCTGGTGCTGGAACGGCGCGGGGCGGAGGCGACCTCGCCGGTCGGGATCCTGCTCACCATCCCGAACATGCCCGCGGCGGAGATCGCGATCGAGATGAGCGCCACGGGCCCCAGCCTGGCGCCCTGCACGGCCTGCTCGTCCGGGGTCACCGCACTGTCGGTGGCCCGGGACCTGCTGGTCACCGGGCAGTGCGATCTGGCGATCGCGGGAGCCACCGAATCGACGCTGTTCCCGATCGCCATGACCGGGTTCGCCAGATCCGGGGCGGCCGCCCTCGCCGACGGGGACCTGTCCCGGCTCAGCCGGCCCTTCGCGGCCGACCGGGCCGGGCTCGTCATGGGGGAGGGCGCCGCCGTCATGGTGCTGGAGCGCGAGGCCGACGCCGAGGCCCGGGGTGCGCAGCCACGCGCGCTGCTCGCGGGCACCGGCGCCACCACCGACGCCCACCACCCCACCAGCCCGCACCCCGACGGCCGGATCGCCCAGGCGGCCGTCGAGGCCGCGCTGCGCGACGCGGGCTGGCGGGCCGGGGACGTCGAGCACATCAACGCCCACGGCACGGCCACCCCGCGCAACGACGCGGCCGAAGCCGCCCTGATCGGCCGGGTCTTCCCGCACCGGCCGCCCGTCACCGCCCCCAAGGGCGTGCTCGGCCACTGCATGGGGGCGGCCGGAGCGATCGAGGCGGGGCTCACGATCCTCACGCTCCAGCGCGGAATCGTCCCGCCGGTCGCCAACCTGGACGCGCCCGCGCCCGGGTTCGACATCGACTGCGTGACCAAGCAGCCGCGGGAGCTGCCCGTCCGGCGTGCCGTCAGTCACTCCTTCGGGTTCGGCGGACACAACGCCGTGGTCGCACTCCAGCGGCCCTGA
- a CDS encoding adenosylcobinamide amidohydrolase: MDLHHLVWRLGPGWRVCSSAVLGGGIGPRDWILNAQVPGGYPRTDPDRHLAEIAAAEHLTGPGAGLMTAADVTAYTVAVDGDVTATATCGLGVRGWAAAPAEDTGAPPGPGTVNIVVVLPVPLCDAALVNAVATATEAKVQALLGAGLSCSGTPTDSVCVAAPEPADGPGELFAGPRSRWGSRLARAVYTAVLEGARRQS; this comes from the coding sequence GTGGACCTGCACCATCTGGTGTGGCGGCTGGGGCCCGGCTGGCGGGTGTGCAGCAGCGCAGTGCTCGGCGGCGGCATCGGCCCGCGTGACTGGATCCTCAACGCCCAGGTGCCCGGCGGCTATCCGCGTACGGACCCGGACCGGCACCTGGCCGAGATCGCCGCGGCCGAACACCTCACCGGGCCCGGCGCCGGACTGATGACGGCCGCCGATGTCACCGCGTACACGGTCGCCGTGGACGGGGACGTGACGGCCACCGCCACCTGCGGCCTCGGAGTGCGCGGCTGGGCGGCGGCCCCGGCAGAGGACACCGGGGCCCCGCCGGGACCCGGGACGGTCAACATCGTCGTCGTCCTGCCCGTGCCGCTCTGCGACGCCGCGCTCGTCAACGCCGTCGCGACCGCCACGGAGGCCAAGGTCCAGGCCCTCCTGGGTGCCGGACTCTCCTGCTCCGGCACCCCCACCGACTCCGTCTGCGTCGCGGCGCCCGAACCGGCCGACGGGCCGGGCGAGCTGTTCGCCGGGCCCCGCTCGCGCTGGGGATCGCGGCTGGCAAGGGCCGTGTACACCGCGGTACTCGAAGGCGCGCGCCGGCAGTCCTGA
- a CDS encoding acyl carrier protein, which produces MSAIHPTITEVLSRTFRVPVAEILPESTMDSLDMDSLAVAEFAVVMREAVGVQLDPGTLHRDTTLAGLTEFLRAKAGGEAPVSTVR; this is translated from the coding sequence ATGAGCGCGATTCACCCCACGATCACCGAGGTACTCAGCCGTACCTTCAGGGTGCCTGTGGCCGAGATTCTCCCGGAATCCACGATGGACAGCCTGGACATGGACTCCCTGGCAGTCGCCGAGTTCGCCGTCGTCATGAGGGAGGCCGTCGGCGTCCAACTGGACCCGGGCACACTGCACCGGGACACCACCCTCGCCGGACTCACGGAGTTCCTGCGCGCGAAGGCCGGTGGCGAGGCTCCGGTGAGCACCGTCCGATGA
- a CDS encoding IclR family transcriptional regulator has translation MAERGTDTTTPARDGQQAPGVLQTVDRALLVLLTFTEQRPEWGVSELARHHGWDKAVVQRLLTTLSARGFLLCDDNSRRYRPGPALSRLARVSEHSGVLSSISRPILARLLRETGESIVLNVPHGGSYRCEAAVDGTGPVRYTAIIGAVMPGHAGASGHTLFAYHPEREIRQMFGAAGLTRFNDRTITELDALLTCYAQVRADGYCISHGEYDEAVTAVSAPVFQGDGVPASLTVIGPSHRVDRAADTLVTLVRAGAAEITAALGG, from the coding sequence ATGGCTGAGCGCGGCACGGACACCACCACCCCGGCCCGCGACGGACAGCAGGCCCCCGGAGTGCTGCAGACAGTCGACCGGGCTCTGCTCGTCCTGCTGACCTTCACCGAGCAGCGGCCCGAATGGGGCGTGAGCGAACTGGCCCGCCACCACGGCTGGGACAAGGCCGTCGTCCAGCGGCTGCTCACCACCCTGAGCGCGCGGGGCTTCCTGCTCTGCGACGACAACAGCCGCCGCTACCGGCCGGGACCGGCGCTGTCCCGGCTGGCGAGGGTCAGCGAGCACAGCGGAGTGCTGTCCTCGATCTCCCGGCCGATACTCGCCCGGCTGCTGCGCGAGACCGGCGAGAGCATCGTCCTCAACGTCCCGCACGGGGGCAGCTACCGCTGTGAAGCCGCCGTCGACGGCACCGGACCCGTCCGCTACACGGCGATCATCGGCGCCGTCATGCCCGGTCACGCCGGAGCGTCCGGACACACCCTCTTCGCCTACCACCCCGAGCGCGAGATCCGGCAGATGTTCGGCGCCGCCGGACTGACGCGCTTCAACGACCGCACCATCACAGAGCTGGACGCCCTGCTCACCTGCTACGCGCAGGTCCGTGCCGACGGGTACTGCATCAGCCACGGCGAGTACGACGAGGCCGTCACCGCGGTCTCCGCCCCCGTCTTCCAGGGCGACGGCGTCCCCGCCTCCCTCACCGTCATCGGCCCGTCCCACCGCGTGGACCGGGCCGCCGACACCCTCGTGACGCTGGTACGCGCCGGCGCGGCGGAGATCACCGCCGCCCTCGGCGGCTGA